CAGCGACTGATTGTTCCGCAGCAGTAGGAGGGGTCTATGGCGGTTTTGGTGGCGGTCGAGCAGGTGGAAAAACGGTATCCCTTGGGGGGTGGTCAGTCCTACCTGGCGTTGCAGGGGATTGATTTGGAGATCCAGCAGGGGGAGTTTGTGTCCTTCATCGGCCACTCGGGGTGCGGTAAGTCCACGTTGCTGAATCTGATCGCGGGGCTGGACCAGCCGACCCAGGGGCAGGTGTGGGTAGGGGGTCAGCCGGTGCGCCAACCGGGGCCAGACCGGATGGTGGTGTTTCAGAACTATTCCCTGCTGCCCTGGCTGACGGTGTGGGAGAATGTGGCCCTGGCGGTACAGGAGGTGTTGGGGCATCTGTCGCCGGCGCAACAACGGCAACGGGTGCAACAGTACCTGGAGCTGGTGGGGCTGCTGGCGGCCAAGGACAAGTATCCGGCGCAATTGTCGGGGGGGATGCGGCAACGGGTGGCGATCGCCCGGGCGCTGGTGATCCAACCCCAGGTGCTGTTGTTGGATGAGCCTTTCGGGGCGTTGGATGCCCTGACGCGGGGGCATTTGCAGGAACAGTTGCTGCGTATCTGCGAGGAGCAGCGGGTGACCACCATCATGGTGACCCACGATGTGGATGAGGCGGTGTTACTCTCGGACCGGATCGTCATGCTCACCAACGGCCCTGGCGCCCAGATTGGCCAGATTCTGGCGGTGGACATTCCCCGACCCCGGCGGCGGATGGAGGTGGTGAAACACCCCAGCTACTACAGCCTGCGCAGCGAGGTGATTTATTTTCTCAACCAGCAAAAACGCATCAAACAAATGCGCGCCCGTTCGGCCAAGGCGGTGGCCCGGCACGGGCTGGAAAAGGTGAATTTGGCCCTCGGGTTTGTGCCCCTAACGGCCTGTGCACCCCTGGCGGTGGCCTACGAAAAGGGTCTATTTGCCAAGCACGGTCTGGAGGAGGTGCACCTGGTGCGGGAAAGCAGTTGGCGGGGGATCGTGGACGGGCTGGTGGGGGGCTATTTGGACGCGGCCCAGACGCCGGCGGGACTACCGGTGTGGTTGACCTTGGGGGGCTATCAGGAACGGCTCATCCCGGTGGTTAGCAGCTTAACCATGACCCGCAACGGCAACGGGATTACCTTGGCCCGGCGGTTCTACGAGCGGGGAATTCATACAGCGGCTCAGTTGCGGGCGTACCTCCAGGAGCAAACCACTCCCCCCATCTTTGGCATGGTGCATCCGGCGTCTATGCACAACCTGCTGTTGCGCTACTGGCTGGCGGCGGCGGGGATTGACCCGGACCGGGATGTGCGGTTGCGGACGATTCCCCCGGCCCAGATGGTGGCGGATTTGCGGGCGGGTACCATTGACGGCTACTGCGTGGGGGAACCTTGGAATCTGCGGGCGGCCCTGGAGGGCATCGGCTTTACGGTGGCCACGGACCAGGAATTGTGGCTGGACCACCCGGGGAAGGTGCTGGGGGTGCGGGAGGACTGGGCCATGCGCTATCCCAATACCCACATTGCCCTGGTGAAGGCCCTGCTGGAGGCCTGCTACTACTGTAGCCAACCGCAGCACCACGAGGAAATTCGCCATCTATTGGCCCGCCCGCTCTACCTGGGAACCGATGTGCGCTACATCCAGTTGGGGGAACCGGGCAAGCTCACCTGTGAATTAAACCAACCGGAGTACGCCCACCACCGGTTTTATGGGGAGGGGTTGAACCGGCCCAGCCGTACGGAACACCTGTGGATCATGACCCAGTTGGCCCGCTGGGGCGAGGTGCCCTTTCCCCGCAACTGGCTGGAAATCCTGGAGCGGGTGTGTCGGGTGGATGTGTTTACCATTGCCGCTCGGGAGGTAGGCTTACTGGGCACCGCCCAAACCAGCCGCAGCCCGATTCGCCTGTTCGATGGCAGCGCGTTCACCAGCCAGCAGGACCCCATTGACTACCTGAATCGCTTAGCCATCAAGCGGGATTTTGCCGTAGCCGAAATTGGACTGGAACGGCCCCAGGCGGTATCCCCCGGCTCAGTTATCTAATGCGTTTGGGAGGCAATCATGGCAACCACGACGGCGATGACCGGTGAGACAATGACGGCCCAGGCCCCGCTGTTACACTTTCACCAGGTCAGCAAACAATACGGCCACCTCCTGGTGCTCAACGGCATTGACCTAGAGATTTGCCGGGGGGAATTTATCTGCATCATCGGCCATTCCGGCTGTGGCAAGTCCACCCTACTGAATTTGGCCGCCGGTTTTACCCAGCCCACCAGCGGGGAGGTGTGTCTCCAGGGGCAACCGATTACCAAGCCGGGGCCGGACCGGATGGTGGTGTTTCAGAACTATTCCCTGCTGCCCTGGCTGACGGTGTTTGACAACGTGTTGTTGGCGGTGGAGGCTGTCTATCCCCACAAGCGTCTGCCGCAGAAGCGGGCCATGGTGCGGGAGTATCTCCAGCTAGTGGGGTTGGGGGAGGCCATGGACAAGTACCCGCCCCAGATTTCCGGCGGCATGAAGCAGCGGGTGGCCATTGCTCGGGCGCTGGCGGTGCAACCGGCGGTCTTGCTCCTGGATGAACCCTTTGGGGCGCTGGATGCCATTACCAAAGAAGAGTTACAGGAGGAACTGCTGGCCATCTGGAGCCGCAGCGGCTGCACTGTGTTGATGATCACCCACGACATTGACGAGGCCCTGTTTTTGGCCGACCGCCTGGTGATGATGACCAACGGTCCAGGGGCGACCATCGGGGAGATTTTGGCCATCCCCTTTGACCGGCCCCGCAGTCGCGAGCGCATGCTGGAGGACCCCCACTACTACGAACTGCGCAACCGGGCCTTGGCCTTTTTGTACGAGCGGTTGACGCCCCCGGAACCCTAGTAGGTCTCCACGTGCCAGCGGCCCTGCTTTTTGAGTTCCTTTTGGTACTCGCCCCAGTTCACCCCGTGCTTGGCGGCAGTGGCGGCAAAAGCGGCGTCAATCCCATCCTCCATCCCCCGGAGGCCACACAGGTACACGTGGGTCTTGGGCTGCTGGAGCAACTCCCAGAGTTCTTCGGCGTGTTCCGCCACCCGGTGCTGGATGTACATGCGGCCCCCTTCCGGGTTTTTCTGCTCGCGGCTGATGGCGTAGGTGAGCCGGAACTGGTCCGGGTACTGGGCCTGGAGGGCCTCCAGTTCCTCTTTGTAGAGGATGTTGGCGGTGGTGGGGATGCCGAAGATCAGCCAGGCAAAACCGGTGAACTGGTAGTCTGGGTTAAGTTGGCGCTCTTCGGGTTTGAACATCCGCCACAGGTAGGCTCGAAACGGCGCAATGCCTGTCCCCGTAGCCATCATGATGATATTGGCGTCCGGGTCATCCGGCAGGAGCATTTCCTTGCCCACCGGCCCGGTAATTTTCACCTCTTCGCCCGGCTGTAGGTGGCACAGGTAGGTGGAGCAGACCCCATAGACCTTTTCTTTGGTTTCTGGGTGTTCGTATTCCAACTGGCGCACGCACAGGGAAACGGTCTGGTCGTCCAGGTCGTCCCCATGCCGGGTGGAAGCAATGGAATACAGGCGCAGTTTGTGGGGTTTGCCGTTGGCGTCGGTTCCCGGGGGAATAATGCCGATGCTTTGCCCCTCCAGGTAGCGCAGGTGCCCCCCCCGCAGGTCCAGTTTGATGTGCTGGACGATACCAATGCCCCCGGGGCGCACCAGGGGTTCGTTACTCAAGCACCGGCCGATAAACGGGGCATTGGGGCGATAAATGTTGACCGGAATGTCGGCTTTTTCCTTGACGTGAGTCATGGGTTTGCTGCGTGAGACGGTCTCTTTAGTTGTAGTGCGTTGGGCCGGGGAGTGGCTGGTTTGTTCCGATTTATTTTCTTTATTGGCTAGGGGGGCGGGGAGGGAACCATTGACCGGACGCACCGCCACAATCCGTCCCCCTAGCCGTTGTAGCCGTTGCATTTCTTGATTGAGGCGGTTGTAGGGCACCTGGACATACAGGGCGCCACTGCGGCGAATGGGGTAGTTGAGGTTGGCAGTTGTGGCATTCTGGCGCAGGCCCACCACCTCCAGCACAAACACCCGGTTGTTATAGGA
This DNA window, taken from Gloeomargarita sp. SRBZ-1_bins_9, encodes the following:
- a CDS encoding nitrate ABC transporter ATP-binding protein (This model describes the ATP binding subunits of ATP-binding cassette (ABC) transporters for nitrate transport, or for bicarbonate transport, in bacteria and archaea.); this encodes MATTTAMTGETMTAQAPLLHFHQVSKQYGHLLVLNGIDLEICRGEFICIIGHSGCGKSTLLNLAAGFTQPTSGEVCLQGQPITKPGPDRMVVFQNYSLLPWLTVFDNVLLAVEAVYPHKRLPQKRAMVREYLQLVGLGEAMDKYPPQISGGMKQRVAIARALAVQPAVLLLDEPFGALDAITKEELQEELLAIWSRSGCTVLMITHDIDEALFLADRLVMMTNGPGATIGEILAIPFDRPRSRERMLEDPHYYELRNRALAFLYERLTPPEP
- a CDS encoding nitrate ABC transporter ATP-binding protein (This model describes the ATP binding subunits of ATP-binding cassette (ABC) transporters for nitrate transport, or for bicarbonate transport, in bacteria and archaea.), with the protein product MAVLVAVEQVEKRYPLGGGQSYLALQGIDLEIQQGEFVSFIGHSGCGKSTLLNLIAGLDQPTQGQVWVGGQPVRQPGPDRMVVFQNYSLLPWLTVWENVALAVQEVLGHLSPAQQRQRVQQYLELVGLLAAKDKYPAQLSGGMRQRVAIARALVIQPQVLLLDEPFGALDALTRGHLQEQLLRICEEQRVTTIMVTHDVDEAVLLSDRIVMLTNGPGAQIGQILAVDIPRPRRRMEVVKHPSYYSLRSEVIYFLNQQKRIKQMRARSAKAVARHGLEKVNLALGFVPLTACAPLAVAYEKGLFAKHGLEEVHLVRESSWRGIVDGLVGGYLDAAQTPAGLPVWLTLGGYQERLIPVVSSLTMTRNGNGITLARRFYERGIHTAAQLRAYLQEQTTPPIFGMVHPASMHNLLLRYWLAAAGIDPDRDVRLRTIPPAQMVADLRAGTIDGYCVGEPWNLRAALEGIGFTVATDQELWLDHPGKVLGVREDWAMRYPNTHIALVKALLEACYYCSQPQHHEEIRHLLARPLYLGTDVRYIQLGEPGKLTCELNQPEYAHHRFYGEGLNRPSRTEHLWIMTQLARWGEVPFPRNWLEILERVCRVDVFTIAAREVGLLGTAQTSRSPIRLFDGSAFTSQQDPIDYLNRLAIKRDFAVAEIGLERPQAVSPGSVI
- a CDS encoding phycobilisome linker polypeptide, with the translated sequence MLSSLATSTSYNNRVFVLEVVGLRQNATTANLNYPIRRSGALYVQVPYNRLNQEMQRLQRLGGRIVAVRPVNGSLPAPLANKENKSEQTSHSPAQRTTTKETVSRSKPMTHVKEKADIPVNIYRPNAPFIGRCLSNEPLVRPGGIGIVQHIKLDLRGGHLRYLEGQSIGIIPPGTDANGKPHKLRLYSIASTRHGDDLDDQTVSLCVRQLEYEHPETKEKVYGVCSTYLCHLQPGEEVKITGPVGKEMLLPDDPDANIIMMATGTGIAPFRAYLWRMFKPEERQLNPDYQFTGFAWLIFGIPTTANILYKEELEALQAQYPDQFRLTYAISREQKNPEGGRMYIQHRVAEHAEELWELLQQPKTHVYLCGLRGMEDGIDAAFAATAAKHGVNWGEYQKELKKQGRWHVETY